A genomic region of Trifolium pratense cultivar HEN17-A07 linkage group LG3, ARS_RC_1.1, whole genome shotgun sequence contains the following coding sequences:
- the LOC123917742 gene encoding enoyl-[acyl-carrier-protein] reductase [NADH], chloroplastic-like, protein MATSFSSLQIAMSRSCIPSSQKFADVSTVVLGSKSKTGSWNKLASACHVASVQPFQRSFTSSSAKSVKIVTKATSESNVTSPISGLPINLKGKRAFIAGVADDNGYGWAIAKSLAAAGAEILLGTWVPALNIFESSLRRGKFDESRVLPDGSLMEITKVYPLDAVFDNYEDVPEDIKTNKRYAGSSKWTVKEVAESVKEDFGSIDILVHSLANGPEVTKPLLETSRNGYLAALSASSYSYVSLLKHFLPILNPGGSSLSLTYIASERIIPGYGGGMSSAKAALESDTRVLAFEAGRKRKIRVNTISAGPLRSRAAKAIGFIEKMIDYSIANAPLQKELSAEEVGNAAAFLSSPLASAITGTVLYVDNGLNAMGVGVDSPIFKDLDLPKEQH, encoded by the exons ATGGCAACATCGTTTTCTAGCTTGCAAATTGCAATGTCAAGATCATGCATTCCTTCATCACAAAAGTTTGCCGATGTCAGCACTGTGGTTCTTGGTAGCAAGTCCAAGACGGGATCATGGAATAAACTTGCAAGTGCATGTCATGTTGCATCGGTGCAGCCCTTCCAAAGGAGCTTTACATCATCATCCGCAAAATCTGTTAAAATTGTGACGAAGGCAACGTCTGAGTCTAATGTAACAAGTCCAATTTCAGGATTGCCAATTAATTTGAAAG GTAAAAGGGCCTTTATTGCTGGTGTGGCCGATGACAATGGATACGGATGGGCAATTGCAAAATCTCTTGCTGCAGCAGGAGCTGAAATTCTTCTTGGCACATGGGTTCCT GCTCTGAATATTTTTGAGTCCAGCTTACGACGTGGGAAATTTGACGAATCACGCGT ATTACCTGATGGTTCGTTAATGGAAATTACCAAAGTTTATCCCTTGGATGCTGTTTTTGACAATTATGAGGATGTACCAGAAGAT ATAAAAACAAACAAGCGCTATGCTGGATCCAGCAAATGGACAGTTAAG GAAGTTGCTGAATCTGTTAAGGAAGATTTTGGCAGCATAGACATCCTTGTGCACTCACTTGCCAATGGACCAGAG GTGACCAAACCACTGTTGGAGACTTCTCGGAATGGATATCTTGCTGCGTTATCTGCATCTAGTTACTCCTATGTTTCTTTACTCAAGCATTTTCTTCCAATCTTGAACCCAG GTGGATCTTCACTCTCTCTCACATACATCGCTTCAGAGAGGATCATTCCCGG ATATGGTGGTGGAATGAGTTCTGCAAAAGCTGCACTCGAAAGTGATACACGA GTGCTTGCTTTTGAAGCTGGTAGAAAGCGCAAAATTAGAGTCAATACTATATCTGCTG GTCCACTAAGAAGTCGTGCTGCAAAAGCAATTGGATTCATTGAAAAGATGATTGATTATTCAATAGCCAATGCACCTCTACAGAAAGAGCTTTCTGCAG AGGAGGTGGGCAATGCAGCTGCGTTCTTGTCATCACCTTTAGCATCAGCTATCACGGGTACTGTTCTATATGTTGACAATGGTCTGAATGCTATGGGCGTTGGAGTTGACAGTCCCATATTTAAAGATCTCGACCTTCCTAAGGAGCAACATTAA
- the LOC123917741 gene encoding endoglucanase 5 has protein sequence MKNINISLCMVMTLVLVHLGGSVPSSFNYGDALDKSLMFFEAQRSGKLPLQQQRIKWRGDSGLKDGIQQGVDLVGGYYDAGDHVKFGLPMAFSVTMLAWGAIEFSKEMADLNQMGHTLWAIKWGTDYFIKAHPQPNVLWGQVGDGASDHYCWERAEDMKTSRTAYKLDEQHPGSDLAGETAAALASAAIAFRPYNSSYSNLLLVHAKQLFTFADRYRGLYDESISSAHQFYASSGYSDELLWAAAWLHRATGDEYYLKYVVDNAVYMGGTGWAVKEFSWDNKYAGVQTLLSKVLLEGKAGPYASTLKQYQAKADYFSCACLQKNDGYNVQKTQGGLIYVHEWNNMQYASSAAFLLAVYSNYLSAAKAQLNCPEGQSQPQELLDFVKSQADYILGKNPEDMSYLVGYGPKYPIHVHHRGASIASIFSLHSEVGCAQGFDAWYNRIEPNPNVIYGGLVGGPDRNDHYSDDRSNYEQTEPTLSGSAPLVGIFAKLQSSYRNPGYYHKESPLPQQQTSSTTSSYKEPTPKTLWKEPTPKTPQGAPVEFLHSISSSWTVGTTTYYRHKVVIKNTSAKPISDLKLLIENLSGSVWGLYPTGEKNTYELPQWFKVLNPGSECIFVYVQGGPQAKILIQSFH, from the exons ATGAAGAACATAAACATATCTTTGTGCATGGTTATGACACTAGTACTTGTTCACTTAGGTGGAAGTGTACCTTCAAGTTTCAACTATGGTGATGCTCTTGACAAAAGTTTGATGTTCTTTGAAGCTCAAAGGTCTGGTAAATTACCACTTCAACAACAGCGGATTAAATGGCGCGGTGATTCCGGTCTCAAGGATGGAATTCAGCAAGGA GTGGACCTGGTGGGAGGATACTATGATGCAGGTGATCATGTGAAGTTTGGGCTACCAATGGCATTCAGTGTGACAATGCTTGCATGGGGAGCTATTGAGTTTAGTAAGGAAATGGCAGATTTAAACCAAATGGGACATACACTATGGGCCATTAAATGGGGAACTGATTACTTCATCAAAGCACATCCTCAGCCTAATGTTCTTTGGGGACAG GTGGGCGATGGAGCTTCTGATCATTACTGCTGGGAACGTGCCGAAGACATGAAGACTTCAAGAACTGCCTATAAACTTGATGAACAACACCCTGGCTCTGATCTTGCAGGTGAAACTGCAGCTGCATTGGCTTCTGCAGCCATAGCTTTCAGGCCTTACAACTCTTCTTACTCTAATCTCCTCCTAGTTCATGCAAAACAG CTCTTCACATTCGCGGATAGGTACAGAGGTCTATATGATGAATCTATATCTAGTGCTCACCAATTCTATGCTTCTTCTGGTTATTCA GACGAATTGTTATGGGCTGCTGCCTGGCTGCATCGAGCAACCGGTGATGAATACTACCTAAAGTATGTTGTGGACAATGCGGTTTATATGGGTGGAACCGGCTGGGCGGTGAAAGAGTTCTCTTGGGACAACAAATACGCTGGTGTCCAGACGCTCCTATCAAAGGTATTACTAGAAGGTAAAGCTGGTCCATATGCATCTACACTAAAGCAATATCAGGCCAAAGCAGATTATTTTTCCTGCGCCTGTTTGCAAAAGAATGATGGTTACAATGTTCAGAAAACTCAAG GTGGCTTAATATACGTGCACGAATGGAACAACATGCAGTATGCTTCATCTGCTGCATTTCTTTTAGCCGTTTACTCTAATTATCTGTCAGCTGCAAAAGCACAGCTCAACTGTCCTGAGGGTCAAAGTCAGCCTCAGGAACTCCTCGATTTTGTCAAGTCACAG GCTGATTATATCCTTGGTAAAAACCCAGAGGATATGAGTTACTTGGTAGGATATGGACCAAAATATCCGATTCATGTTCACCACAGAGGCGCTTCCATTGCTTCAATCTTTTCTCTTCACTCTGAGGTTGGTTGCGCACAAGGATTTGACGCATGGTATAACCGTATTGAGCCAAATCCTAATGTAATCTATGGAGGTCTTGTGGGGGGTCCAGATAGAAATGATCACTACTCCGATGACAGATCCAATTATGAACAAACTGAGCCTACACTATCAGGTTCTGCTCCTCTTGTAGGCATCTTCGCTAAACTGCAAAGTTCATATAGGAATCCAG GTTACTACCATAAGGAATCACCACTGCCACAACAACAAACATCAA GTACAACAAGTTCTTACAAAGAACCAACACCTAAAACCCTTTGGAAAGAACCAACACCTAAAACACCACAAG GTGCACCAGTTGAATTCCTTCACTCAATTTCCAGCTCATGGACAGTTGGTACTACAACTTATTACCGACACAAGGTGGTAATCAAGAACACTTCTGCAAAGCCAATCTCAGATCTTAAGTTGTTGATTGAGAATCTCTCAGGTTCTGTATGGGGTCTGTATCCAACTGGAGAGAAGAACACCTATGAACTTCCACAGTGGTTCAAGGTCTTGAATCCTGGTTCTGAAtgtatttttgtttatgttCAAGGTGGACCTCAAGCAAAAATCTTGATTCAAAGCTTCCACTAA
- the LOC123914823 gene encoding L-type lectin-domain containing receptor kinase VIII.1-like: MFNQILEFPGLFNSSKHVCQIIFQKYVCEISSSTGSFSEIETLGSDTRGVYYRGKLSNGSQVAVKRFSTEFFSTHRSDKKRLLKEMKVTSHVGHPNLLHIRGRCQDNNEIITVYDFVPNGSLDKWLFGAGVLPWTRRFKVIEDVADGLSFLHSKQLAHKNMKCSSVFLDVSFRAVLGDFGFVLLGAESKQFEAVVCNGADVFEFGVVVLEVIGGRPRVEETDQGNSEERNLLDFAWNLHETDEKVKLVDRRIGSLINLEQAIRVMEIGLLCTLNENKGRPSMEQVVELLHNMEKPIPELPRTRPVTLFPYKF, encoded by the coding sequence ATgtttaatcaaattttagaATTTCCGGGACTTTTTAATAGCTCTAAACATGTCTGTCAAATAATCTTTCAAAAATATGTCTGTGAAATTTCCTCTTCGACTGGATCATTCAGTGAGATAGAAACACTTGGAAGTGATACTAGAGGAGTATACTACAGAGGAAAGCTTAGTAATGGAAGCCAAGTAGCTGTGAAAAGATTCTCAACTGAATTTTTCAGCACACATAGATCCGATAAGAAGCGATTGTTGAAAGAAATGAAAGTCACTAGTCATGTTGGTCACCCGAATTTGCTTCATATAAGGGGACGGTGTCAAGACAACAATGAAATCATTACAGTCTATGATTTTGTCCCTAATGGAAGCCTCGACAAATGGCTATTCGGAGCTGGTGTTCTTCCGTGGACGCGTCGGTTCAAAGTCATCGAAGATGTAGCTGATGGCTTGAGTTTCTTGCACAGTAAACAACTAGCTCACAAGAACATGAAATGCAGCAGTGTTTTTCTAGATGTCAGCTTCAGAGCTGTTTTGGGAGATTTTGGATTTGTGCTATTGGGAGCAGAATCAAAACAGTTTGAGGCAGTAGTGTGTAATGGTGCTGATGTGTTTGAGTTTGGTGTGGTTGTGTTGGAAGTGATTGGTGGAAGGCCAAGGGTGGAGGAAACAGATCAAGGAAATTCGGAAGAGAGGAACTTATTGGATTTTGCATGGAACTTGCATGAGACTGATGAGAAAGTGAAGCTGGTTGATAGAAGAATAGGATCGTTGATCAATTTGGAGCAAGCGATTCGAGTTATGGAAATAGGGTTGCTTTGTACTTTAAATGAGAACAAAGGAAGACCTTCGATGGAGCAAGTTGTAGAGCTTCTGCATAACATGGAGAAGCCTATTCCTGAGTTGCCAAGAACAAGACCAGTTACTTTGTTTCCTTATAAGTTTTAA